GGATCCAACCATCTCTATCAAAGTAGGATGTCAGCTGAAGAGTGAATGAAAAGTGGATCCAACCTTCTCTATCAAAGTAGGATGTTGTACCTGTTCTGTAGTCAAACTCTGTGTCCTGTGTTTAGTCTCTTTGTCTTCTGATACTTTGAACTCGGATCTCTTTTATTGTTGGATTGATAAACTCTCTCTTGTGTGCTTAAAATGTTCCAATGTTACTGAATTGTTCGTTTTTTTTCGCATCTCAGTTGAAATCCAgtcatgaacaaaaaaaaagaagaagatattctTCAAAACACATAACTTTCATGAGGGTGTAGAACACCAAATAAcaagaattatatttttgataatgaatatttataaaaatagaaaaacgaaaaagaatcatatacaaattttttaattataaagggTAATTTTCTAAGTGATAAGTATAAATGACTTATTCTATCCATTATTTTCATCCTCAGTTAGAGTGTAAAGCTTTAATTGGTGATAATTTATTTgaacgaaaataaaataaaactagattttgatctgcgCTTAAAAAACAcggatttatttttgaaattaaataattttctgaTATAATTTTTACTAGGGTTTGCCCCCAAATTTGCaggtataaataatttaaaattttaatataatataatattttacgtCTTCGATCTGcaataatatagtttaatattttaaaactgaaatgTGAATTTTTCatagataattttttaataaaatatttttttattaatacttttttaaattcttaaatatgatttatataGTATTTAGTAAGATTTTTTACATCttttacaaaacaatattttattaaattgttttatatcatTATCGTTagaatatgtatatagtttaattggTTTGTATATCAAATTTTTCTtccataaaatttattaaaataaaaaacaaaaactcatgTGACAAATTGACCTACACTTGCAACTAAagtataaaacacaaaagttattaagaagaaacataactatatatatgtgaattctattaatttaataaaaaggtaagaatattaaaaaaaattaaataattttaatataatataatattttatgtccTCGATATGcaataatatagtttaatattttcaaaactgaATGTGAATTTTTGGTAGaaaagtttttaataatttttatttatttattaatactttttaaattctttaataggatttatatagtatttagttagatttttgagaaattctctaggatagcactaaaattttttgtcacaaatatagctcataaggatcaaaatgaccaacATGTTTTATTAAGTGGTGtgtttttgggtttaagatttagaattgagggtttatggtttatgattttagggtttagagttaaggggtggagttgggggtatgatttcaaaattttaaaactaaaaaatattaaatttttaaaataaaaaatatatttggtcattttgttttttgaggtctatttttgtgataaaaatttaaaatgtatatctgagagaattgccctagattttttacatcatttacaaaacaatattttattaaattgttttatacCATTATCGTTAGAACatgtatatatagtttaattggtttgtatatcaattttttcttccataaaaattattaaaataaaaaacgtgAACTCATGTGATAAATAGACCTACAATTGCAATTAAagtataaaacacaaaagttattaagaagaaacataactatatatatatatgaattctattaattaataaaattattagaatattaaaaatttcataaatttagGAAAGTACTTTTATTCATAATATTCTTTGGATTATTTTATGACTCATGTAATTTTGTGGTTATTTTGCTTTGAAAAAGGTTTTGAAAATGATGAACTTgtgaagaaaataatattttgcgaTTGATTCTGATTTGATAACATTTTTATAACCACTTAGAAAGGAAAATATAtgactataaataattaataaaatatttataaattttacattttatgaattatttcccagaaatttaaaaatccttataaagatttatataaCTTAATAAGTGGTTTTATAACTCAAGAAAATAATTTGTTATCTATGaagaataatttataaacttaaaaaaatgatttagaatttataaaatagtcctatatattaatttaaaattaaaaaccatcgatatgaatttagaaaaatattttataaaattgttaaaccattattttaatttaaataatttacaaacatGTTAACCTTATCAAtggttataaatttataaatatttacaaaaatattatagaaaattattaaatcattttaataattttaaataatttacaaaccAGTTAACCtttataaacattttctaaactCCTATAAATGATGAGAATTATTCCTTGTAAATGCtattataaatctttataacatttttatagatCTTTATATATTGATTTGAAACTCTTATTAACGATATCGTAATCATTATTGATGATTTGACGCCTTAAAAATAAttaccaaatatttatataattataagcTATTATATATCCTTTAAAACCCATTATAAATGAATCAATATAAATGACTTAATTGTTttcttacaaatatatattaatcatcaccgatgattttaaactaatgtaaataatttataaactcaCTATATGAtgcattaatagttattataatatttttattagaattatatgttttatatatgcatattatGAGTTATATAGGAAAATAAAGCTTTCACAACTgtttataatagaaaataaagctagtatattattttattaactacTTTTTGACAACATACTTcgtataatttataaataaactattagtgcaaaaaaaatgataaagtattaaataaaatttccataGTTGTTAccattaatattataaatgattatgcataagaatatataaatattttggcaACTAACATTAATTGGTTTTATGATTGcctttttttagatttaattaaaataaatgaaaactaaaaATCATCGACCAATGAAATTATAAGAATTTTTCTCAAACTGCATGTATGAGTgacactaaagtgacttctcaattaatatacagGAGGAAATAAGATAAAGTGTTAGGTTTAGGTACATCTACCCAGATGCACTGAACCgtaccaaaatgaaaaaaaaaatcctaaattaagctaaatttcataaataacgaGCATATCCTATATCTTTGGAACAGAAAAATAGAACCGAATTAAGGACCAAATGAgtacttaaatttttaaaatgcaaaTTATATACCTATTAACATAGCTAaaccattaaaaaattatactattaatGAAACTATATGGATAATGAAACTATATGGGTAATGTGTAAACATGTTTAAATAATCTGACATATATTCATAGGAATTTATTGttagaataattatataatagattatggGAGAGTAATAAATGagttcatttaaattatgtaaaatatttatatagttagagaaatataaggtaagACCAAATAAATAGCTAAGTCTAATGAAATGGTCCACCAACCttgttttattagattttttagaattcattcccttttaatagtatagatgatgAATAAAATTCCAATTGAGgaaatgaataaacataaatatgtaaatttctATTCAATCTGTTCCTCAttgatattataaaaaaaatcttcataattttatttttcataaggAAATGAGAGGAAAAATGTAGGACCCTCACATCTATAATttgaccaattttttttttaacataaatggCATAAAATTTGAGGAATAAGAATTTCACCatgattttttctaaaaatatggtTACCAATTGAAGACTaagatttttaatttgttttagaataattaatataaatgttgttttcaatttatgttattttcatttaaaagagaaatatatcctctaaaaatatttttccattttaGAGATACACATtaaattatctatttttatttaaataaaaaatatagtgaatattgttttataaaaaattatcagATACTAAAATTTCAAAGCGTAACGGAATTAAATTGTAACGGAATTAACCGCTCCGCATCGCAACTAATAGCAACAAAAACTTCTATAATTATAATGTCATTATTAGAACCACACCGCAGTTGTTCCGGATGCTATCATGCAGATCTAAATTGACTATAGTGTTGATTAATAACAAACCTATCATCCTCTTCTTACTCCAACACTTTTTTTCTcctttgtgataaaaaaaaacattatataaactatttttttttctttttttctatggctgatttttttttttctttttgttggtcAAGCGTATGGCCGAGATTAGTCGTCTGCTTTTAATATGTGTTTTTTTCCCCTTCTTCTCCTCAATGCTTTGCTATAAAGTTTATAATATCTTCTTCTACTTGACCTCTTCGAATTCCTGCTGATTTTGGGATTCGAGTCTTACTTGATTTCAAAGTCGCTGTCTTCTGTGATTTGAGTTCGCAGATTGGATTCAAAGTTCCTTCCTTTCGGTAAGAGTTACCCTTTTGAGATACTTCAAGTTTGCTCCTTTTGATAATTAGGGCTTTCCATTGTAGTGAAAGATTTCATCTTTTCCCTTTGTTGCATCAAAGGAACAGTCTGCTTTTCTTGTTTACAGGCTTACCCGTTTTTCAGATTtgattttcagattttgaccaCTGAGTGACTAGGCTTTGAAGATCACTGTAACTATTGGATCCTGCACCGTTGTGTTTCCGACAGCTATATCAGTTTGGTCGGTGATCAGATGTGGATTTAGAGCATAACCGGTTTAGGATCCGATTCTGTTGTTTTGTTCTGAGTGGGCGGTTTAAAGTTTCAAGTTTTTCATTCCTCTGAAGCCTTCTTTTTGGTCTGGGGCATGAACAAACCGGGGGTCGATTCGACTACCGATGGTGCTGGCCATGAAGCTCTAAATTTGCAGAGGAGCAGTGGCATCAACAACATGCGTATCCCAACACCACCACAAATGTCCTTCTCCTCAAACAACATCAACATCCCCGGTTCTTTGGTTCTTGACGGCTCTGCTTCAATGCAGCAGCACTTGtctcagcagcagcagcaacagcaAGCAGGGCAGAGCTCAGTTCCAATGAGGGAAAACGATTATTCCCATGTGGATAAGAAGCCTAGGATTGAGGTGAAGCAAGAGGGTATGCTGCAGCAGCAGATTTTCCAGCAGCTGATCCAGCGTCAGGACCCCACGGGAAGGAACACGCAGCTGCAAGCATTGCTTCAGCAGCAGAGGCTGAGACAACAGCAGCAGATTCTTCAGTCCATGTCACCCTCCCAGAGACTCCAgttgcagcagcagcagctgaGACAGCAGTTACAGCAACCAGGAGGGACTCAGCAGATCCCTCCTAATGTGCGTCCTTATGACGTTGGCGTGTGTGCTCGGAAAATGATGATGTACTTGTATCATCTACAGCAACGTCCTGCCGTAAGCTAACACTGGTCCATGGACTGATACAAGTTCTCCTTCCGTATCTGATAGTCTGATACGTTCTTTTTTTATGTAGGAAAATTGCATTAGCTATTGGAGGAAGTTTGTGGCGGAGTACTTCTCACCTCGTGCAAAGCAAAGGTTGTGCTTGTCACAGTACGAAAGTGCTGGACACCATGCGCTTGGCATGTTTCAGCAAGCAGCTCCGGTCAGTTTCTTCTTATCCCTGTGTGTGTTATGATATTTGTTTGATATTAACATGTCTAACCTCAGCATATTTGTAGTAACACCCATTATTAATCAGTCCCTTGTGTTCTAATTTTGCTTGCAGGATATGTGGCAGTGTGATCTCTGCAGCACCAAATCTGGAAAAGGCTTTGGTAAGAGAGTTGCCAGTTTTGTTCTATGCCTTCACTTGAGCACAATGAAGCAACTTCCATATGCTAAATCCTCCTTTTTATCGTGTTAAAAACTCTTTAGTTGAGATAGTAGCTAAGGTGTCATCTTCTTCGTGTCATTTCCGCAGAGGCAACTTTCGACGTGCTTGCCAGACTGATTGAAATCAAATTCGCGAGTGGGATCATTGATGAGCTCTTGTATCTGGACCATCCAAGAGAACACAGATTTACCAATGGACTGATGATGTTAGAGTACAGAAAAGCGGTTCAGGAAACTGTACACGAGCAGTTTCGCGTTGTCCGTGAGGGCCATCTTCGCATCATATTCTCTCAAGATTTGAAGGTAGAGTAATCCTATAATTTGAAATATTGAACATTCTTCCAATTTATTGTTTCCCTGCCTATTcattaaacatgaaaaataaagaaaaaagtaatCACCAGTGTGCTGTGCTTGAGCTAATCTTTGACCTTGCTTCTTTCTAGATACTTACTTGGGAGTTTTGTGCTCGGCGTCATGAAGAGCTTCTTCTCCGCAGACTTATTGCTCCACAGGTGTTACTCTGATGACATGAACTATTTACTCTGAGCTTAAGACTTTCCACAAAACGTTTGTGGTTATTGTTTTGAAAAGATGTTCTAGACATGGTACAATGGTGTTGGAAAGTGTATTGAAAACGTATTATTGGCTATGCAGGTGAACCAGTTGCTTCAGGTTGCACAGAAATGCCAGAGCACCATCTCGGAGAGTGGGTCAGAGGGAGTTTCTCAGCAGGATCTACAGTCAAACAGTAACATGTAAGTTAATCCGTAGCACTTGAATTGTGTTTCTTTTATTGTCCATGTTGGAACATTTGTTTATTGGGCTTTGATTGGTGTCTCAGGGTCTTGGGAGCAGGAAGGCAGCTGGCGAAGTTTATGGAGTTACAGTCGCTGAATGATCTTGGCTATCCGAAAAGATATATCAGAACTCTACAGGTACTCACTCATTAGCTGTTAGTCTTGTATCTTAAGTCTTTAAGAAGTCCCAATAGCGAGCCATTGCGAGTGGTTGCAGATATCTGAAGTTGTCAAGAGCATGAAGGACCTGATGAACTTCACTGGCGAGCACAAAGTTGGCCCAATTGGTAAGTCTAATGAGACCAAAACCAAGTTGTCACACTCTCCTGTTGAAATGTGATTTGAGTTTCTGAATGAATGTAATATTCTTATGCAGAGGGGTTAAGGCGGCTTTTGGAACAGACAGCGACAGCAAAGCTCCAGAGACAGAAAGTGCAGGAGATGGAGCATATGGGGAATAGTGGAGCTATGAATGGGTCAGCTCAAGCTCAGATGGCGTTGACTCCAGGAACAATGAACGGCCTAATTGGCAACAACAACAGCTCCAACTCCAACAATCACCATCAACTTGTTGGTCGTGGAGCTATGAATGGCTCGGCTCAAGCAGCAGCAGCTCTGACCAACTACCAAAGCATGCTTATGAGGCAAAACGCTATGAATAACCCAAACTCAAATGCGGTCAAAGAAGAGGGGTTCTCTACTCAGAACCCAACCCAGAGCCCATCTTCTTCCTCCCATCAGAGGCAGAGCTTAGCAACGCCTGGATTCCCCAGCTCTCCCCAGATgcaacagcagcagcagcagcagcagcagcgcAACATGAATGGCCCTCCTCATCACTTGCAACCACCCCATTCACATGGCAACAACCAGGGGCAGCAGATGCTTAATCAGCTGTTACAGGAGATATCTGAAAACGGACCGAGTTTGCAACAGCAACAAGCCTTTTCAGGTCAGAGTGGTGGTGGCAACAATAACGCAGAGAGAAACCCAGCTGCCTCCACTTCCAGCAtctcaggaggaggaggaggccgAGTTCCAAGCCGAAACAACAGTTTCAAAGCAGTCGTCTCAAACAACAACAATCATCATTTGCCAGAAGATTTATCAATCCCAGAACTATCTCATGATTTCTCAGAAGACGCCTTCTTCAACAACAGTGATATTTATGGTAGCTTGTAGCCTTTGTAATATCCCCAACAGAAACAGAGGTATTGGTTACTTTGACTTTAACAATATGAAagagtttttaggttttttttatttttttattttttattttaggttGGTACGCTTCTCCAGTTTGTTGTTTGGTATGAGATTTGACATTTGCACCTGGGTAAAGTTGTTGTAATGTGTTTCTTTATCTGTTATTTGTGTGACCCAGACTTCATCTCAGCTTTTCTCTCATGGTCAAAATGCAATAAAGATCTTTATTCTATATATCCAAGCTTTTAACACCTGGAGTGCTCACTGATTGACCCATTTTTGCTCCATCATCCACTGCTGCATCTTCGCCGTAGAAAGACCAAGATGGTCTCGGCTCCTTTACCATTCAGAACTCCTCATAGTGTGCAGGCCTATGTTCCTTGAAATCCATTTAATAAGCACAGTTGTCAAACGTTCTTCCTCTAGGAGACAGAGAGCCTGATAAAAccaatagataaaaaaaaagacaagtttGTTTGTTCAGCGGTCAGTACTAGTTCAGAGTCACTCTTCCAACTAGACTGATAACATTTCAAAGTAAcctgtagagagagagagagagagagttctaaGCATTCTTCCAAAGCTAGTATTTGTGTTTACTAAATCCTAAAAGCATATATGTGAGggaaacaaaatacaaaaaaaaatccaaaaggGAGTATGGGATAAACCACCATCATCAACATCAATTATCTTCTAGCTTGTTGGATTCTGTCTCCACTAAATTGGCTTCACATTCCATGGTATGCGTCCCTTGCCAAAGAAATGAACATACAAGAGAGAATATTAGTGTTGCTTGCTACTAAGCTAAAACAAGTGTACAGGAAATAGAAGGCTATAAATGTAGCACTACTACAGAACTGTTAACAAAGTGACCAAAGGCAGGGAGGCTTTTATGGGCTAAGCATTTAAATGGGCCTGTTCAAATCCGGCCCATGTATCTATTGGGCTACAGAGAGTTTAATACATCTCTTTTAAGGAAATTCTAGCACAGAACAAGACTCTAGATTAGAGAGCAGAGACGGTATATGATATTAAATTCATTCTCCGTCTAAGATTAGTCCTCTGTTTCCTCGAGATTAGTAGATCGATACACAGGGAGGGACAGGGGAAAGAAAATTCCGACAATCATTGTCTTATTCGATCTGGGAGAGACAGAACATAAACAGAGAGATGGCTATGTCTCAGGTGGTGAACACGTACCCGCTTTCGAACTACAGCTTCGGAACTAAAGAACCGAAGCTCGAAAAGGACACTTCCGTCGCCGACCGTCTCGCTCGTATGAAAATCAAGTACGATTCCTTCTCTTTTCTTCTAGTAGTATTGCTGGAGAAGATaaccataattaaaaataaaaataaaaacaaaataaaaaactagAAAGCTAAAGCCTTTAATCATAATCTTGAGCTCCTTTGATTTCATAAATCTTCTGGGTTTCTTTCCTGATGAATATCGTTGTAACTTGTTAGAAAGATTGGCCACAGTAGCTATAAAGTATTTAACTTTCCAGTGATTGATTTAAGAAGGAAACAGGTATAGTTAGTGGCCATGTTATAGAGAGCTGTTTTGTTCTGCAAGTTCGTTGAAAGTCTCGTGATTTTCTTCCAGGAATAATGATTACGCTCTATTTTGTAATTCTATAGTTTTAACTCAAATACATTCTTCAAGTCTGATAGCTGgagtatatttgttttattgatGGTGTTTTTGCAGCTATATGAAAGAGGGCATGAGGACTAGCGTTGATGCGATTCTGCTGGTATGTGTTTTGTAGTTTTCTGTTGACTAAACTTGTTATCCAACTCCTCTGTAGTTTTCTCTATGTTGAATTGTATCACCACCCGCTGTCTTAAATTCGGTGGAACAGCTATTTGGTTAATGTATTGTATTCTTATATTACCATAAAGATAATGGCTACTGAAGTGTCAGCTTATCTGTAGTTTATCTTGGCCTTTCTCAGTAAGCATGCGCTTTGCCGTTGTATCGTTATAACTGTGGCAGAAGTATGGAACTATGTGATACTTGATTGAAGCCATCTACGTGTTGCCATccttaaaacataatataaatgtaTTGACATCCTAAAAGTCAATTTTATAAACGTATTATTACCCACAGCTACAAGTATCTCGTTGGTGCATAAGTTAAGTAGATGATTAGTGACTTAGTGTCAAGTCTAGAAAATTGTTACCACCTACTATGATTTGAGATTTGTTATATATCTCTCTCTGACCCTAGGATTCTTCTTGATACCTTTTGCTGATCAACCTTTATAGGTACAAGAACACAACCATCCTCACATACTTCTCCTGCAAATTGGTAACACATTCTGCAAGCTTCCAGGTGGACGCCTGAAGCCTGGAGAAAACGGTATGCAATGCAGCAACCATCTTCAATTAGTACTTTCTAtactctgattttttttttggttgcttCATCTTTTGGCGTACTATGTTATGTTCTTGCAGAAGTTGAAGGCTTGAAAAGAAAGTTGACTAGTAAGCTTGGAGGCAATTCTGCTGCTCTTGTACCTGACTGGAAGGTGTACTATCCTTGTTTCCTCTCTCTATTTCTTTGACTGATAGCGAGCAGATATTTAGGTGTAGGTAGATGCCTAAAAAGAACTAGGTCGGTCAGTGTAGCATGTGCTTGCTCTTAATACAAACGAGAAGCAATTCAATATTACACGTTAACATTCTAGTAATGAGGTACTCATAGAAGGAAACAAAGACACTTTGCCACGAGTCCAGACATGTCTGAATGAGTTATTATGTATATCGCTTTGTCCCTGATCCATTGTTCGTTGATGAGTTCCCTCCCTTTTAACAGGTAGGAGAATGTGTTGCGACGTGGTGGCGTCCAAACTTTGAAACCATGATGTACCCGTATTGCCCTCCTCACATAACCAAGCCCAaggtatttttaaaacatagaagAATGTTGCTTCTCAGTgttcctctttctctctttctcctgAATAGCTTTCATtgatatctctttttttttttttttttttgtggaatgACAGGAATGCAAGAGACTTTATATTGTTCACTTGTCTGAGAAAGAGTACTTTGCAGTGCCCAAAAACTTGAAGCTCTTGGCCGTCCCTTTGTTCGAACTCTACGACAATGTTCaggtttttatatatttccagATACTATCAACCTCTTTTGGAAATGGGTTTTCCCCCAAACTTTTTAGTTCTGACCGTGAATGCTTTTTCCTGGAACAGAGATATGGACCCGTTATATCCACCATCCCTCAACAGCTATCCAGATTCCATTTCAACATGATTAGTTCGTGAGCCGACTTGGTGTTCAGGAACAAAGAAATGTGCCTGATGGTAAGGCACAGTAGAGAGCTGTCGCTACTTTACATTATAGACTTGTTCGGTTCATTTTCAGCACAAGAAGATTATTGATCTTAAATTTCTACAAGGATTCGTCTTCATTTGACTAACGGCTGTCTTGTCGAATGAATGATACTTTCTATGTGTGTGCTATGTATGAAACAGAACAAACTAGGCCATCCTAAAACTGATTTGTTGGATCATTTCATTTTTCCTTCTCTGTTTCAGTCTGTGATACAAATAAATATCtttagaatgaaaaatattatcttcGCACTTGTTGGGGATGGATTTACATCCTCCTCAAGGCCTATTAGACATTGAATTAAGTTCATATTGCTAGGAAGCCCTAGGTTTcatctttctataaataaagagCTATCTTCTTATGAGAGGGGATCTCTTCTCTCATTTTACACATTAAACACTTCATACAAAGAGCTTATTGATTCTTAGATTTATTTACACTTGTAATCATACATGTAATATAATCTTTAATCAATAAATTCTTTTTGATGTTTATTTTCCATTTGATGTTTATGTTGATTTCTTTTTAGCCTCAAGAATCTAAGAAatctatttcttaaatttttcattGTATGAATCCGACAAACACACCATTTTcggttcaaacagttggcgctagaaggagggggccaAAGAGAACAATCTTGATAGCATGTCAAACTTggaaaaaccctagatctagggtaaaaaaaaaaaatccaaaatcgaTTCTTTCTTCTTCGACTCCGACTTCTTTCTTCTTCGATTTCGACGGCTAGAAAATCTGGAAAAACACGAGTCTTGAAAAAGGACGAAGCTTTATTCGAAACCTTGTCGTTGATGTCGCCAACGAACCGAAGATTCTCAGCTTGCCGTCTCGTCCCTTGGCTCGTAGAGATTGCAACAAAGCTCAAAACTTTATATTGGCGGCCATGGCTATCTCATGATGCTTCAGCCTCGCCGGTGAAACTCGAGCTTCTTTCCAATCCGTGAAGAAAGTAGTGACGATGAACCGAATCATCTCGTCGCTTCTTCGTCTCGTCACTACACCGACAAGGAGAACACGAGGGAACATGGAGAAGTATCTCACCATCTGATTGCAAAACGAGGAGCTTTCAGGGAGAAGCGGTCAGATTTCGTCATTGATTCAGAAACTGCTTGCGGCAAGGTTAAGCCAAGACAAAAGTGACGAGCTTTTCGTCTGAGAAGACCTCACCGGCGGCGAACCTTGAGCTTGAGCTCTCCGTTCAGAGTCTTCAGTCAACTCGTCAGCTTGTCGGCGACGCGACCTCGGAGACGCCACGTTCCTCTCAACAGAACCGTTTGATAGACTCTTCACTTCGATTGAGCTCGCCTTGATAGCGAGGAGAAGCTGAAAGGTCAAGTTTTGAGTTTTGGCCGAGAACGAGTCTTGAGCTTCGACGTCGTCGATCTCCATCTTCAGCCTTCACCGAACACTCGTTCAGTTCTGAATCTCCGGACCAGAGAACTTCAAAGGTACAAGCTTCATGTCCAAGAAGAGCTCGTCGGTGGAGAGCATCGAGCTTGAGCTTCCCACTCATACAAAGCATCAGTTTGACTTGAGATCACCGATCTCACCGAGGCGAGAACTCGCCATCCATCCAGAGGCTTGCCTTCATCTCACCACGCTGATCTCAATCCGTAGCTTGAGCTTTCGATTGGATAAAGATATCAGCTTTGGTACAGAAACAATGGCGAACAAGCTAGCTCAGCTCATGATCGTCTATACCGTTGATGGTGATGAGTAGTGCCATCTCGGTTGTGTTTCACTGCACTGGCCACGTTCTCTGTTTTCTTCTATCCTTTTCGAAGACTGAAGCAGAGCTTGAAGCAAACTCAGCGGCGGCAAGGTCTTGCTTCTTCACTCAAGCTCTCGAGACAGATTGGTCGTAATTGGCACAAGCTTCTCAACCCGAGACCACTCGTCATCAAAGATAAGTGATCTATAACCTTGATTACTTCATTGTTTGCAACCTGTGCATACTGTTTAGTTGCAAATAAATTACTACTATACGCAACTTGTGAAGCTTTGAGTAAAACAAGCTTATGTGGCTTGCTTAATTAATTATGCAAACTTGGCTATTTCGTTTTGGTTAATCTCTTGATCTGATCATCATAATATTTGTTGTGAGCTAGATTCAATTGCAATTGGCAGACGTGTGAC
This genomic stretch from Brassica napus cultivar Da-Ae unplaced genomic scaffold, Da-Ae ScsIHWf_1732;HRSCAF=2362, whole genome shotgun sequence harbors:
- the LOC106426462 gene encoding probable transcriptional regulator SLK1 — its product is MNKPGVDSTTDGAGHEALNLQRSSGINNMRIPTPPQMSFSSNNINIPGSLVLDGSASMQQHLSQQQQQQQAGQSSVPMRENDYSHVDKKPRIEVKQEGMLQQQIFQQLIQRQDPTGRNTQLQALLQQQRLRQQQQILQSMSPSQRLQLQQQQLRQQLQQPGGTQQIPPNVRPYDVGVCARKMMMYLYHLQQRPAENCISYWRKFVAEYFSPRAKQRLCLSQYESAGHHALGMFQQAAPDMWQCDLCSTKSGKGFEATFDVLARLIEIKFASGIIDELLYLDHPREHRFTNGLMMLEYRKAVQETVHEQFRVVREGHLRIIFSQDLKILTWEFCARRHEELLLRRLIAPQVNQLLQVAQKCQSTISESGSEGVSQQDLQSNSNMVLGAGRQLAKFMELQSLNDLGYPKRYIRTLQISEVVKSMKDLMNFTGEHKVGPIEGLRRLLEQTATAKLQRQKVQEMEHMGNSGAMNGSAQAQMALTPGTMNGLIGNNNSSNSNNHHQLVGRGAMNGSAQAAAALTNYQSMLMRQNAMNNPNSNAVKEEGFSTQNPTQSPSSSSHQRQSLATPGFPSSPQMQQQQQQQQQRNMNGPPHHLQPPHSHGNNQGQQMLNQLLQEISENGPSLQQQQAFSGQSGGGNNNAERNPAASTSSISGGGGGRVPSRNNSFKAVVSNNNNHHLPEDLSIPELSHDFSEDAFFNNSDIYGSL
- the LOC125598544 gene encoding pre-mRNA cleavage factor Im 25 kDa subunit 2-like; the protein is MAMSQVVNTYPLSNYSFGTKEPKLEKDTSVADRLARMKINYMKEGMRTSVDAILLVQEHNHPHILLLQIGNTFCKLPGGRLKPGENEVEGLKRKLTSKLGGNSAALVPDWKVGECVATWWRPNFETMMYPYCPPHITKPKECKRLYIVHLSEKEYFAVPKNLKLLAVPLFELYDNVQRYGPVISTIPQQLSRFHFNMISS